A segment of the Elusimicrobiota bacterium genome:
TGATAACAGAAATGATCAATAGCTTCGCCCGCTCGACGGTCGCTTCGCCGTCTGCGAAGCAAGTCCCTCAAGTCAGAGCTGGTTTCGGAAATGCCAAGAAGCCCAGATTTTTCGTTTACCATATTGTGAAATTGTCGTAAAGTGAACCGTTTTACTTTAATCAGATACGACACGAGCCCGGGATCCAGATCTCCAGATCGTGTGCTCATGGGAACGCCGGATGCGGGAGTAAAGGACATCGTCGTGTCTATGCTTTTGCCGTTTTTTACGGCTGTCAGGCTGCAGCCGTTTCCAAGATGCGCGACGATCACATTCGCTTTTACGTCTCGACGTTTTTCGGCTCGAGCCAGTTCACGCATTAGATAAGCGCAAGAAATTCCATGGAACCCATAACGTTCAATTCCCCAACGGGTCAGTTGGCGTGGAAGAGCAAGTCGTTTGGAACGGTCCGGCATGGTTCGGTGAAATGCGGTGTCGAAGCAGGCGATTTGAGGAACGGCGGGAAAGCGATGTTGAAGTTCTTTGACAAGGCGAATTTGAGTCGGCAGGTGTTCCGGCATAAAAAATCGAAGCCGGTTAATTTCATTGAGAATAGAAGGCGTCAACAGCGTTGGTTCACTTCGATGTTGCCCGCCGTGAACGATCCGATGACCAATCGCAAGCAATTGATGATCGCCGATCATCGTTTTCAACTGCCCAGATAACTTGGTGATTATTGCTCGAGGATCGCTTTTATTGGTGCGGTCCAGATGCCCGCTGGCTATGCGCTCGAGCCGATGGTCAGCACCAAATAGCGCAAATTTAATCGAAGACGATCCGGAGTTGATAACGAGTGCTACAGGGCTTGACGGATTGATGCCTTTTGTTAGCGCTTGATGGATCTCCTTATTATTCATCCTTTTACCGATAGCAAGTCAATGCTCGAATGTCCAGTGGACTTTGGGCTAATAGGAAGCGATGGATGAAATTTTGTAGATCGGTTCAAATTTATGATTACAGTCTCAGTTTACGATACCAAACCTTATGACCGCGACGCGCTGATAGAAGCGTCTAAGGGACAGGGAATTGAATGGCGCTTTGTCGATTTTCGACTCAGCGCCGAGACGGCTCTTTCGTCGGAAGGATCTAGTGCGGTTTGTGTTTTTGTAAATGACCAAGTGGATCGACCTTGCCTGGAGGCTTTGAAACGCTTGGGGGTGCGTTTGGTCGTGTTGCGTTGCACCGGATATAACAATGTCGACTTAAAAGCCGCGGCTGAAATGGGAATCGCTGTCACCCGGGCGGCGTCCTACTCTCCTTATGCCGTCGCCGAACATGCGGTGGCGCTTTTACTCACTTTGAATAGAAAAGTACACCGCTCCTACAATCGTGTGCGCGAGCAGAATTTTTCACTGCATGGTCTCGTGGGTTTTGATCTACACGGCAAAACGGCCGGCTTGATTGGAACCGGTCGCATTGGCCGCGTCATGGGAGAAATTTTGCGGGGCTTTGGAATGACGGTTCTCGCCTATGACCCGTTTCCCACAAATGATTGGGCCAAGCGATTTGGGGTTCAGTACGTGGAACCGAAAACCTTGGCCTCCCGCAGCGATGTTGTGTCTTTGCACATTCCGTTAACACCAGAGACGCATCACATCATCCGTCGCGAGACGTTGGCCCTCATGAAACCTGGCGCGCTGTTAATAAATGTCAGCCGCGGAAAACTCATCGACACAAAAGATTTGATTGAGGCGCTAAAGTCAGGTCAATTGGGCGGCGTCGGTTTGGATGTATACGAAGAGGAAGAGGGCATATTCTTTGAGGATTTGTCTGGTCGCGTGTTGCAGGATGATGAGTTGGCGCGACTCCTCACGTTCCCCAATGTTGTTGTCACCGCCCATCAGGCGTTCCTGACGCAGGATGCGTTATCCGACATCGCGCGAATTACGGTGAAAAATTTATTGGCCTTATCCAGTGGAAGCTCTTATGTGGAAGGCACGACGCTGGACAGTTCGGTTCCAGGGCCAGCAATTTCAAAAGTCATTTAAGGAGGACCTTTTTATGAAAACCATCGATGAAGTTATGCATCAAAAACCAGCGCTCGATTCCGTCCCTCTTTTCGGCAGTGAACAAGCATTGTATGAGCGACATATAACCTTTGACAACGTTGTCGCTCTGAAAGACTCTTCGGCACGCGATCGATTTGAAGCCGTGGCTCGTTCGGTGAGAGATTTATTGTCGCAGCGCTGGATCGCGACGGAAGCCGCTTACCAACGGAAAAATACAAAACGCGTTTATTATCTTTCGATGGAATTTCTCATTGGGCGGATGCTTTCCAATAACATCACAAATTTATTGCTCGAACCCACGTTTGCTGAATTCGTGCGGGAAAAAGGACTCGATCCAATTGAGCTTATCGAAGAAGAACCGGATGCCGGTTTGGGAAACGGTGGATTGGGGCGTTTGGCCGCTTGTTTTTTGGATTCCATGGCGACGTTGGGAATTCCCGGCATGGGCTATGGACTCCGTTATGAGTATGGAATCTTCAAGCAATTAATCGCAAAGGGCTGGCAACAAGAACAGCCCGATCACTGGTTAAGACGGGCCGACCCATGGGAAGTGGCGCGGCCTCAAGAGGCAGTGAAAGTGAATTTGAACGCCTCTTTTGAGATTCAGGATGGCGAACTAAAAGTTTTGCCCGGACGGCCGTCCACGTGGATTGGACTTCCTTATGACCGGCCAGTCGTTGGATACGGGGCTCGCCACATCAACACGTTACGCCTGTGGTCGGCAGGTACTCCTGATTTTTTTGACTTTGCTCAGTTCGGAAGCGGAGATTTTGTTGGAGCCCTGAGTGAAAATCTGGCTGCTGAAACATTGACTCGCGTTTTGTATCCCGATGATTCGACCCAAAAGGGGCAGGGATTACGATTCGCGCAAGAGTACTTTTTGGTGGCCTGTTCACTCGCGGATATGATCCGGCGCTTCCGAAAAAGCGGAAATGATTGGGGTCAGCTACCGAAAAAAGCGGCGATTCAAATGAACGACACTCATCCGGCCATGGCGGTGCCGGAACTCATGCGCATTCTGCTGGATGAGGCGCATTTGGATTGGGATCAAGCTTGGGATCTCACGGTGAATACACTGGCCTACACCAACCATACCTTGTTGCCGGAAGCGCTGGAAAAATGGCCGGTCACATGGTTTGAAAATATCATTCCGCGCGTATTGGAAATTACCTACGAAATCAACCGCCGTTTCTTATCAGCGGCGCGTTCCCGTTATTCAAAGAACGAAGATCGCATTCAAAAAATGAGTCTGATTGAAGAGGGGCGAGAGCGCAAAATCAGAATGGCCAATCTGTCCATCGTCGGATCGCACAGCACCAACGGCGTGGCCGCCCTTCATTCCGAATTGCTTAAGAAAAATGTGGTGCCTGAATTTGCCGACTTCTTTCCGGAAAGGTTTAACAACAAGACCAACGGCGCTACCCAACGGCGTTTTTTGTTGATGGCTAACCCGGCTCTATCGAATCTCATAACAGAATCCATCGGAGACAAGTGGATAACCGATCTCGAGCAATTGAAGAAACTTGCGCCCCTGGCAAAGGATGCTGCTTTCCAAGAAAAATTCCGCAACGCAAAATTCCAAGCCAAAGAACGATTTGTCGCTTGGACCAAGAATTCATTGGGTGTGGCCATTGACCCGTCGCACATCTTTGACAGCCAAATAAAAAGGATTCACGAATACAAGCGGCAGTTATTGAATGCCCTTCATGTGGTGCTGCTTTATCACCGACTTCGCGAGAATCCTAAAGCCGATTTTGTCCCGCGCACGTTCTTTTTTGCGGGCAAAGCCGCTCCTGCTTACCGTTTCGCCAAACTCGTGATCAAGTTTATTAACAACATTGCGGGAACGGTGCAGGGAGATCCGGCGGTACGAGGACGATTGAACGTCGTATACATTCCAGATTATCGTGTTTCTGTCGCTGAGAGGCTCATTCCAGCCAGCGAGGTCTCAGAGCAGATCTCGACCGCGGGCTACGAAGCCAGTGGAACCAGCAACATGAAATTCATGATGAATGGTGCCCTAACGATAGGGACGCGTGATGGCGCGACGATCGAAATGGCGGAGGCTGCGGGAGAAGAGAATTTCTTCTTGTTCGGTCTCAATGCGGAACAAGTGAGCAGTTCGAGGGGCTGGTACAACCCGCGATGGCATTATGAAAATGAGCCTGAAATTCGGGCCGTCATTGATTTAATTCGTTCGAATCATTTCAGTCGACACGAAGCTGGCATCTTTGATCCCCTTCTCAACGTGCTTCTTCATGATGGCGATTATTATATGCATCTGGCAGATTTCTCTGCATATGCGAAAGCTCAAGAACAGGTAGCTACAGTCTATAAACAACCCAAAGAATGGTTACGCCGAGCCATTCTTAATGTCGCCAGCTCCGGCTTGTTTTCGAGCGATCGAACCATCCAACAATATGCCGACGACATTTGGAAAACCAAAACTTGCGCCGTTGACTAAAGCCAAGGCCCTTTGGCCGGGACGACCGTACCCATTGGGGGCCTCTTGGGATGGCAGCGGCATAAATTTCGCACTATTCTCCGAACATGCCACGCGCGTTGAGCTTTGTCTGTTTGATGAAAACGGCCAAGGGGAAACGAGACTCAACCTTCCGGAACAAACGAATCAGGTATGGCACGGTTATTTACCAGGCGGCAAGCCAGGACAACTCTACGGTTACCGTGTGCACGGGCCCTATGAGCCAAGCAATGGCCACCGGTTTAACGTTAATAAATTGTTGCTCGATCCTTATGCTCGCGATGTGGCGCGTGCGGGACATTGGAATGACGCGCTGCATGGGTATCGCATCGGCACTTCTGAATCTGATCTTTCTTGTGATGACCGCGATAGCGCGCCCTTTGCTCCGTTGGGGCGCGTCGTCGATACCGCTTTCGATTGGGGCGGTGACACCCCTCCTGACATTCCCTGGGCGGAAACGGCAATTTATGAATTGCATGTCCGGGGTTTCACAAAACTTCATCCTCAAATTCCCGAGTCGCTTCGTGGAACCTATGCAGGCTTGGGTTCACCTGTGGCCATCTCTCACCTGAAAAAGTTAGGAGTGACTGCCGTTGAACTTTTGCCCGTTCATGCCCACTTTGACGAACGGTTTTTAGTAGATCAAGGACGGACCAACTATTGGGGGTATAACAGCATTGGGTATTTTGCGCCGCAACGACGTTATGCGTGCGGAAACGGCGAGAATGTTATCCACGAATTTAAGTCCATGGTTCGCGCCCTGCACCAGGCCGGAATCGAAGTGATTTTGGATGTTGTCTACAACCACACCGGTGAAGGCAACCAAATGGGGCCCACGATCTCGCTCCGCGGAATCGACAACGCTTCTTACTATCGCCTGAAAAAGGATCGTCGCTATTACACCGACTTTACCGGTTGCGGCAATTCATTGAACATGCAACATCCGCGCGCTCTCCAGTTGGTTATGGATAGCCTGCGTTACTGGGCCAGTGAGATGCATGTGGACGGGTTTCGCTTCGATTTGGCCAGCGCCCTGGCACGCGAAAACTATGAAGTCGATCGGACGTCTTCTTTCTTCGACATCATCGGCCAAGATCCCATTCTTTCCCGCGTTAAACTGATCGCAGAGCCTTGGGATGTGGGGCCCGGCGGGTATCAGGTGGGAAATTTTCCGCCCGGATGGACAGAATGGAACGGTCGTTACCGAGACACAATGCGGCGTTTTTGGAAAGGAGACGGTGGAATAATTAGTGAAGTAGCCACACGGCTTTGCGGGTCGAACGATCTTTACGACTGGAATGGCCGTCAGCCCCATGCGAGCATCAATTTCATCACCTGCCATGATGGATTTACGCTGCAGGATTTGGTGAGTTACAACGAGAAACACAACGAAGCGAACAAGGAGGAAAACCGCGACGGATCCAATGACAATCAGTCATGGAATAGCGGAGCCGAAGGCCCCACGAATGACAAGGAAATTCAAGCGTTACGCGATCGCCGTGTTAGAAACTTCCTTGCCACTCTTTTTCTATCTCAAGGAGTTCCCATGATTTTGGCCGGCGATGAATTTGGCCAAACACAGAATGGAAACAACAACGCTTATTCCCAAGACAACGAGATAGCTTGGCTTCATTGGCCGGATAAAAATGACGCGAAGAAGAACGCTCTAATAGATTTTGTCGCTGCCCTTCATGCCTTTCGCAAAAAACAACCAACGTTGCGCCGGCGCCGTTTTCTGCAGGGACGACCGATTCACGGTCAGACGGTTCGGGACATTTACTGGATTAAGTCTTCTGGAGGAGAGATATCAGAAATGGAGTGGAAATCCAGTAACGAGCGTTCGTTTGGCTTGTGTTTGATCGGAGATCAACTGAGTGATACGGATGAAAAGGGAATTCTACTCACGGGGGATACGCTTCTCATTTTGATTAATGGACATCACGAAAATATCGACTTCGCCTTGGGTGAACGGGCACGTCAACTGTCATGGGAGCAGATCTTTGACACGAGCGAACCGCACTTCATTAAGAGGCAAATCGGTCGTGTGTCGTCACATCCCATGGTTGCGAGATCCATGTCGGTCTGGCGCATGGTGCCCGACGAGACGCAACTTGAGGCCTTGCTAAAACCAGACTCACAAAATTAGCGAGAAGGCTCGATCGATTTCTTGCGCCATTTTTCATAACGATGGCGAATAATTTCAACAGCTTGATCAGCGGTCTCCACACATTTTGGGATCTTTAAATCCGCCGGGTTGACGAGATTCAAGTCCGACCGGAGCAGATGTTTCTCAGCCCATTTGATGAGGTCCGGCCACATTTTCCCAATGAGAATCAAAGGTGTTTGGCCTAACTTTTGGACTTGAAGCAGTTGCCAAATCATCGTCAATTCCAGAACTGTTCCAATGCCGCCTGGGACGACAACATACGCATCCGAGACGAGAACAAAATGATGCAATCTGGAGAAAAAAGTGCGGTGCTCATAAGATTGTTTTACGAATGGATTGACGGATTGCTCGAATGGAAGATGCACATTAATGCCGATATTGCGGCCTCGAGCCTTCGGCCCTAAAGAGGCGATACCTTCATTCGCTGCTTCCAT
Coding sequences within it:
- the ackA gene encoding Acetate kinase; translation: MNNKEIHQALTKGINPSSPVALVINSGSSSIKFALFGADHRLERIASGHLDRTNKSDPRAIITKLSGQLKTMIGDHQLLAIGHRIVHGGQHRSEPTLLTPSILNEINRLRFFMPEHLPTQIRLVKELQHRFPAVPQIACFDTAFHRTMPDRSKRLALPRQLTRWGIERYGFHGISCAYLMRELARAEKRRDVKANVIVAHLGNGCSLTAVKNGKSIDTTMSFTPASGVPMSTRSGDLDPGLVSYLIKVKRFTLRQFHNMVNEKSGLLGISETSSDLRDLLRRRRSDRRAGEAIDHFCYQIAKAIGALTISLGGLGTLVFSGGIGENSPDVRERIGRWLLPLGVALDLRRNKSNRPLISKNNSRVAVRVIHTDEEIEIARSVFLFLKKV
- the ldhA gene encoding D-lactate dehydrogenase, with the protein product MITVSVYDTKPYDRDALIEASKGQGIEWRFVDFRLSAETALSSEGSSAVCVFVNDQVDRPCLEALKRLGVRLVVLRCTGYNNVDLKAAAEMGIAVTRAASYSPYAVAEHAVALLLTLNRKVHRSYNRVREQNFSLHGLVGFDLHGKTAGLIGTGRIGRVMGEILRGFGMTVLAYDPFPTNDWAKRFGVQYVEPKTLASRSDVVSLHIPLTPETHHIIRRETLALMKPGALLINVSRGKLIDTKDLIEALKSGQLGGVGLDVYEEEEGIFFEDLSGRVLQDDELARLLTFPNVVVTAHQAFLTQDALSDIARITVKNLLALSSGSSYVEGTTLDSSVPGPAISKVI
- the glgP gene encoding Glycogen phosphorylase; protein product: MKTIDEVMHQKPALDSVPLFGSEQALYERHITFDNVVALKDSSARDRFEAVARSVRDLLSQRWIATEAAYQRKNTKRVYYLSMEFLIGRMLSNNITNLLLEPTFAEFVREKGLDPIELIEEEPDAGLGNGGLGRLAACFLDSMATLGIPGMGYGLRYEYGIFKQLIAKGWQQEQPDHWLRRADPWEVARPQEAVKVNLNASFEIQDGELKVLPGRPSTWIGLPYDRPVVGYGARHINTLRLWSAGTPDFFDFAQFGSGDFVGALSENLAAETLTRVLYPDDSTQKGQGLRFAQEYFLVACSLADMIRRFRKSGNDWGQLPKKAAIQMNDTHPAMAVPELMRILLDEAHLDWDQAWDLTVNTLAYTNHTLLPEALEKWPVTWFENIIPRVLEITYEINRRFLSAARSRYSKNEDRIQKMSLIEEGRERKIRMANLSIVGSHSTNGVAALHSELLKKNVVPEFADFFPERFNNKTNGATQRRFLLMANPALSNLITESIGDKWITDLEQLKKLAPLAKDAAFQEKFRNAKFQAKERFVAWTKNSLGVAIDPSHIFDSQIKRIHEYKRQLLNALHVVLLYHRLRENPKADFVPRTFFFAGKAAPAYRFAKLVIKFINNIAGTVQGDPAVRGRLNVVYIPDYRVSVAERLIPASEVSEQISTAGYEASGTSNMKFMMNGALTIGTRDGATIEMAEAAGEENFFLFGLNAEQVSSSRGWYNPRWHYENEPEIRAVIDLIRSNHFSRHEAGIFDPLLNVLLHDGDYYMHLADFSAYAKAQEQVATVYKQPKEWLRRAILNVASSGLFSSDRTIQQYADDIWKTKTCAVD
- the glgX gene encoding Glycogen operon protein GlgX — protein: MTKAKALWPGRPYPLGASWDGSGINFALFSEHATRVELCLFDENGQGETRLNLPEQTNQVWHGYLPGGKPGQLYGYRVHGPYEPSNGHRFNVNKLLLDPYARDVARAGHWNDALHGYRIGTSESDLSCDDRDSAPFAPLGRVVDTAFDWGGDTPPDIPWAETAIYELHVRGFTKLHPQIPESLRGTYAGLGSPVAISHLKKLGVTAVELLPVHAHFDERFLVDQGRTNYWGYNSIGYFAPQRRYACGNGENVIHEFKSMVRALHQAGIEVILDVVYNHTGEGNQMGPTISLRGIDNASYYRLKKDRRYYTDFTGCGNSLNMQHPRALQLVMDSLRYWASEMHVDGFRFDLASALARENYEVDRTSSFFDIIGQDPILSRVKLIAEPWDVGPGGYQVGNFPPGWTEWNGRYRDTMRRFWKGDGGIISEVATRLCGSNDLYDWNGRQPHASINFITCHDGFTLQDLVSYNEKHNEANKEENRDGSNDNQSWNSGAEGPTNDKEIQALRDRRVRNFLATLFLSQGVPMILAGDEFGQTQNGNNNAYSQDNEIAWLHWPDKNDAKKNALIDFVAALHAFRKKQPTLRRRRFLQGRPIHGQTVRDIYWIKSSGGEISEMEWKSSNERSFGLCLIGDQLSDTDEKGILLTGDTLLILINGHHENIDFALGERARQLSWEQIFDTSEPHFIKRQIGRVSSHPMVARSMSVWRMVPDETQLEALLKPDSQN